A segment of the Panicum hallii strain FIL2 chromosome 1, PHallii_v3.1, whole genome shotgun sequence genome:
AAATGTTCTTTCACTGATTCATTCAGGAATCAGGAGTGGCAAAATGCATGCAACGCAGGCAACAAAGAAACTAAAGGAGGAGCAGAAGAGACTGTTTATATAGGCACCACCAAACTTTTGGAACAAGTGACAGCAGAAGAGACACACTTGCATTGGCACGCCCACAGTATTCGACTGTTCGTCCCAAAATTAAGCTCCAGCTCCTTGGCACATTATCAGAGCGAGCCATCTGCTACCGTGGCACACACTCGTGCCAGTGCGTACGCATGCGTGCATCGATCAATCGTTACTGCAAGAGCGGCGAGGACGACACACAGAGAGAGACATTACAGCTACTATCCTAGTACTGATACAGCATAGGTAGAAGGTAGAGTGATCGATCTCAAGGCTCCGCCGGACGCGTCGTCTAGCTGCTGCTGCATCGATGACGATCAGACCTGGATGTGGTCGAGCTCGTCGTCGTCCGCCGCGACGGACTGGCTCTgcaggcggcggagcttgaAGGAGGAGAGCTTCTGCGGCGCGTCCTTGCCGCTGGGCGCGTCCTCGAAGCGGATGTAGGTGTAGGTCCAGGCCCCGGAGAGCGTGCCGAGGACGGGGCCCAGGAAGTAGATCCAGAGGCCGGTGTAGAGGTTGCTCGCCAGCGCCGGCCCCAGTGTCCTCGCCGGGTTCATCGATCCGCCCGACACCGCCCTGCAATCACCACTCGGGGTTTCGCTCGCGTCTCAGTACGTGTCCAGTTCGTTCATCCATCCATTCATTCGTGTTCATGCTAGTACTTGCTAGTTGCTACCACTTCGATCTACTGTTGCTGTGTCAGTGCGTGACGTGCTGTGACTGTGTCCGGTCGATGTGATCGCTGAGGAGCCGGCCGGCACACACGACAGGACAGGGTCAAATTTGCAAGGAACTAGAGGTGGTCATGGCTGGCGTGCTTAGCTAGTGCTACTGCTGATTTGCATGCTGAATTAAAGAATCGCCATTGTCTCCTAATTCATGTCTTTGAATTTGCTGTTGTTTACTAGCTGCTAGCAAGAGGCAAGTTGCAGTAGTTTAGTGATCAGATTGACGTGGAACTCTCAGCTATTTTCAACGCTGAATTAAACGAATTATTGTCAGTTTAATTTCTAAGCGTCGCGTATGTATGATTTGTTTACCCTGCGAAGATGGACGTAATGCAAACCGCGGAACCAACCGCCAACCCGGCCAACTCACCCACCTGCATCCACAACAGCACGGAACAAGCAGAGATCAGCGTCAGGGGGATTAACCACTCGACGGCGAGCATCATGTTGAAGGTCTCGTACTTACCGCTCTCGTGTCCGTGGCTACGGCGAGGGTGACGAACATCATGTTGAAGGTCACGATGACCTCGATGACGAGCGCGTGCCAGTGCGGCCCCGTCGGCGTGGTGGTGCCGATCACCGTGATGGGGTGCAGCACCGCCTTGAGCACGAACGACGCGCAGATGGCGCCGGTGAACTGCGCCGCCCAGTAGAAGGGGACCTGCCATCATGCCAAACACGGAACGTCAGGAAGAGGTAAAGGAAAGCAGCATCGCGTCCAAATTCCCTTCCCAAGATATACATAATCAGGTCGATAGATATTCCTGGACCCGCCCCTCATCCCCTGTTCCGGAGCAGCAAGCAGGTTGCGCTGCACCGCGCGTGATCTCCCACCGGCGGGCACGGGCCGCGGTGCGCTCTCGGCACATCGAATCGGTCCGGGTCAGCCTCGCCCCGTCCCCCGTCGCCGTGAATTCGGCAGCAGGCAACTGGGCCAGCCAGCTGCCGGATCGGAATAGGGTGCCTGAACCAGAGGCCGGCCGCGCTGCCGTCTCCGGCAGATCGATCGATTCCCCCGGGCGGGGCGAATATATGTGCACATGCCTCGGCTCAGCGTCCGCGCCGCGGCCACTCCCCCGCACGGCACCTCTCGCCTGCGCCGCACGCGTGGCGAGTGGCGAcctggccggccggccccgCGACCCCAACGGCCAAACTCCAGCCGCGGGGGCGGCCAAAAAGGCCCGGGGCACTTGTCTCCGGCCGTGGGAACGCGGGGATCGCGCCCCGAGAGCGACGCGGCCGACGCCGAGGCGGCCGGTTGGTGCCCTGAGGATGGCGATGCAGGTGCTTTCCGGCCACCCACTAGCTCGAGTAAGTACTACCCAAACTGCCACGGACTCACAGCAGTAACCCAACCGGCATGTCCTTGTCCGTCACAAACTTGGAACGAACTCTGCTACAACTCCCCGACCATTGGCAGTTTCGTGCTTGGCTTCGTTCGATGTCAGCTAGGACCCC
Coding sequences within it:
- the LOC112902300 gene encoding aquaporin NIP2-1 — protein: MSTNSRSNSRANFNNEIHDIATAQNATMPPMYYSDRSLADFFPPHLLKKVVSEVVSTFLLVFVTCGASAISGSDLNRISQLGQSVAGGLIVTVMIYAVGHISGAHMNPAVTLAFAVFRHFPWIQVPFYWAAQFTGAICASFVLKAVLHPITVIGTTTPTGPHWHALVIEVIVTFNMMFVTLAVATDTRAVGELAGLAVGSAVCITSIFAGAVSGGSMNPARTLGPALASNLYTGLWIYFLGPVLGTLSGAWTYTYIRFEDAPSGKDAPQKLSSFKLRRLQSQSVAADDDELDHIQV